GCAACAATTTAGAAAAGCCTGGAAGTGCTGGTCACCAGGGCTGCTGCACTCTTCACCTTCCCCTGGTCCTGTTGGCAGGATAACAGTAAAATAACTGTAATTTACACATATTTAACACAAGGCAGCATTgcacaaatctgttttttttagccttcCCCTCACATGATGAAGGGGAACTGCTGATTATGCATCAATCTACCGTAAATCTGTTACCTCTCTTTGAAATGCACACAGAAGAAAAGGATATTTGCATAACGTCTATCCATTCTAAACTTCCCCCtgcaatgtacagtaaatgggtGCTTTTTGCGTATTTACACAGGCACTGAAAAAATCAGGTATCTTTCATTGTTTTGAGTAAAAGagcattatttaaagaaaagtctgaaaatactgaatggaTCAACAAACATGGATGAATTGTTATTGGTCACCTATGGAGAAGACAGAAATCAGTAAAAGAGAACTAGACAGTGTAGGAAAAAGGAAGTGACAGGACTGAGCAGAAATTCCCGTCAGAAtgagaaggaaaagatgtgCCTTACTGAACTTTTGCGAAAGCTTCATAACTTAGCAGAGCAGGCAGAGGAAGGGCTGGTGGAGCAAACAGGACTGATGTCCAGTCTTATTTTACCACAAGGGTGAGTTGCATAATCTAACTTTAAGGAAACTGCTTATGTTTGTGTGGAAACAACAATAGAAGGAAGCGGTTAAGCAAAGGTGATTGGTTACACTCGTTTTCAGAAACTACTGCCACTCAGTGGTAAGACTGGCAGAAGCTACATATTATGAGTGGGTGTATACTATATGTGGGATGATGATGCAGCATAAACCCTACAcatgttttaatcatttcaagCCATTAAAGGAATATTCTCTGATGTTAGCTTAGTAAAACTGGTGACATATGCAGTAAAATTAACCGCTATAGAGTTACATGGCCACAATAACACTCTCACTTCCTATTATTTTCATGTAGAGCTGTGCCCAAAATACtatcataatattttttattgatcTATAGTGCCATCAAActactgataataataatactagTCAAACTAATAGAATGAAACGAAACAATGCATTCATCTCAATTGATATACTTACAAGGAGTATTGAGACAACAACAATGAATGAtcctaaataaattaaataaaggtttGCTTTGATTCAAACCTACTACCTACAACCAACAAGGTACAACATTAATGTTTCAACAAGGCAACACCAACAGTGCACACAAAAGAATTGTTACTCTATATTTAGTATATAGGCTATTGCACAgacagcatttatttttatattcccTGTACTggataattaaaatacaaatagacTCCttcctatatatatatacatatttttgaGCTCTAATTATATCAAGCAATAGCTGAAGGAAGGAAGACAGGACCATTACCACAAGAGGCTTTGCTACTAACTCATGCCACTTGTAGCTGTAGGTTGGAACAGCAAACTTGGTCTTTCtgtatttaatactttttaagatGGTGCCAAACATTTATTGTGTGTCCAGTTCTGATGAGCACATGTTATCTGCATAGTTGCAAATGAATATCACTTTGCTGTTTAGGCAACTTTAAAAATCTGAACCACTACCAAATCCCCTTTTTGTGTATGACTACCTCTACATCTAACTCAAAGTCACTTCTTTAGACcctccacaaaaacaaaacatacttgttaataattattttttgtatgaTCACCTAGCCcaattcagagggaaatataATATAGTGTAACACATCTGGAGACATCTGAACAGGACAAAAAAGGGActtataaacactgaaaaactttACATAGTTACTCAGTTATTGTTGTCTAAATTGAGTATGTCATTTATAGTTTAGTATGCAATCAACTTAGTTTTCTGTATGTCCCTGATTTCTTCTTCCACTTCTTTTGTAATAATGTGTATTTGTCCATGAGTGACAGTTCATGTGCAAGGGTCAAAAGTACAATGTGTCTTAAAGCCTTTAAAGTAATTGTCATAGATCAATATGTAGCTATGAGTGATAACCCTTACTGTAGAAAGgatgttaaaaaatattaaagaatataaattatttagaTCATTAATTTAGTTACTTCTTACAAAACAGGGGGGAACTTTCAACACTCAGATGGGCTTTTTATACTGGCCAAATCGTCACTGACAAAAACTATTTGCATCTGTGTATAAATGACATTGGTAAAGTACGGAATATGTTCCTTTGGAAGAGAACTCTACCTGAATGTAGACATGAAGTGGAAAAGCCCCATGTAAGACAATTTCAATATAGACAGTAGTTAAGCAACACAGAGGAAGAGACTAAAATACCAGCAGGAAATGAGACTCTCAGTACACTGCATCACTGAAAAGAGCAGCACATCTACACATCACAATTAGAAAGACCGTCAGAAATCTTCAGCTCTCAGGTGAGAAATTCATGAGGCATTGTGGcactttcatttttgtcataaaGCACATATTCTTTAAAATTGATACGTTTACTTTAAATCCGTAATATATTTCTGTAATATCTGTTTTCCCAAGTTGAATTCTAGCTTTATTACAAGCAGTGTTGGGATAATTAAGATTTATAATTGATAATTAGAATTCCCCTTAGTGATGTAaacatattgtaaattaaattaaacctgATTGAAGTAGAATGATTTGAAGTTAACATAAACTTTTCAAGATTTAACAATATTAAATCTTGAAATCTTATTTTAcaccaaaaaatgtaaatccatacattatttacagtatttatagcTTATGCCTACCTTATGATTTAGAAATGGTTTATCCTTGGCTGACAACATAAAGACTGCAAACATAGGTTTCAGTCAGGAAGAGCTGGTTGTACAAAATAATGTGCTACACTGGATCACCTTACTTTCCCTTTCAGCTGAGGCACTGCAGACATGTGAGGAGGTGTGGGGAGCATTGGGTTTctgtatgaatgtgtttttgtcatgaCCAAAGTTAACCTATATTCTTATTCCTGTTAGTTGACAGAATGTTGATGAACCACACAAACCAAACAGAGGATGATCTCTTTTCCTGCTACAGTTCTTCAGTCATAGGTTACCGGTACTTTGCTGTGGTGTGGGGATGTGCAGTGACAATCACAGGTACTGTGGGGAACCTGATGACCATTCTAGCCTTTGCCTTAGACCTACGCCTGAGGACTCGCTTCAATGCGCTCATTGTAAACCTGGCTGTAGCTGATCTCCTGTACTGCACTATACTGCAGCCCATCTCTGTCGACTCATATCTACACCTCAGATGGagcagtggtcagctctggtgTAGCATCTTTGgcctgctcctcttcctctccaaCTCTGTCTCCATTATCACCCTCTGCCTGGTAGCAATGAGCAGATATCTCCTGGTTGCAAAACGAGCTGTGTTTGACCGTGTCTTCTCTAACCATGGTCTCATTTTACTCCTGATGTCAGCATGGGCACTAGGCCTGGCCAGCTTTGGTCCACTCTGGAATGTTTACGTCTTTGTGCCACAGGTGTGTACATGCAGCTTTCATCGTACCAGGGGACGCCCCTACACCACTGTCCtgctgtttttctacttttttttcgGTCTGGGCTTTGTTGGTGCATTCTATCTGCTCATTTACAGACATGTCCGAAATGCCAAACAGGCTCTGCTCAGCTACAGGATCAGTCGCCGCTCATCCAGAAAGAAACCAGCCTCTTCTGTACAAGGGACTGATGACAGTGGTGTAGAGAGTGGCACAGCCAACACATGTAGCTCTGAGGTGAGCAGCCAGGCAGATCTAGTCAAAAATAAGGATGAATTTAACAAGAGTTCTGCCACCAATATGAATTCAACCACAATCAACAAGCCTCCTTGTGATGTCGTCCATACACCTTCATCTATTCCTGCTCCCAGCAATGTAGCATCTTCTTCCCACTCTGCGACTTCAGGAGATGATGGCGAATTTAAGCGTGTGACTCGCATGTGCTTcgctgtttttatgtgtttcgTGTGCTGCTTTGCCCCCTTCCTGTTACTCAACATCGCTGACAAACAAAACCGTGCCCCACAAGTACTGCACATGTTGTGTGCAAACCTCACCTGGCTCAACAGCTGTATCAACCCTGTGCTCTATGCTGTCATGAACCGACAATTTCGACAGGCCTACCAGGTGCTGCTCAACAGGGCTGCTCTACCTTTCACCTGCTTCTGGTCCTGGTGTAAGGATATCAGATCCTGATAATTTAACTCACTAGTCACTAGACATCTATGCTGATAAAAGGCCCAATATGCCAATAAAATTACCTGcacattgtgtaaaatattaattccTGATGTCCTCCAATGTAAAGTTGCCTGACCTATGTCTGTTATGATTCGAATAAATAGTATGTTAGGTTGGTTTTCTGTGTGGTTTATTAAGggagacagaaataaagtttGGCAGAGTACcatattttgaataaatgtacaAGCTGAATTATATCAGTGTTACATTACCAACAACATCGAAATCTTACTTTATAGTtgaatgatatatatatatatatacatgctGGATTATGCATGTAAAACAGTATGTTACACTTCCATGATCTGTGTATTAAACTCTTTTTTGCAATACATATTCCACAGTTGCATTCTGAATTTTGAGCAAAAAATAATATACATGTCATCACTATTTTTACCTGTCTGTTTCATCATTTAAAAGACACCAATGTTACAAAATTCGGATGTTCCAATGCGtcttttggcatttttgcaGTCAGTAACTTGACTCATGACTCATTTCAGTGTCTTAACTCTGCATTGCTCTCCACATGATGACAGAGAATGActaattttagaaaaagttCTTGTCATGTGACCTTTGGATTCATATGGTTCCAGTTAGTGGGTAAGTGCTGGTGGCAAATGAcgtaaaaaaacaactactttattattaaatattaagggTTCAGCACAAAAATGTTGTCACTCTAAccattgtacatttttgtttgttttttggaattATCAatgaaaactaacaaacaaaattatGTAAGTTATGTATGTTTTAGTAATATATGAAAATCATAAACTGATTGTCTTGGGATCTTAAGTGTGACGAGGAAATacgtttttaattttttttttaattaacatattttgATGTCTCGCTGTTACATTTTTTCTATagttaaagacaaaacaatgttCGATAATTCAAAActttttccacaggagactggGGTTCGACTCCAATGCAAGACGTAGtgtgctttaatgatgatcataaCACAACGCGGGGCATATGGTTATTACAGTAAGGAAGTAGGTATGTGCCGTTGTAGACTGTTTGTAGAGTGTTTGGTGTTGCGCTCTTCTTCAGAGTCGTCTGATTCCTGATGACCAATCAATGAAGAGAGGGGGAAATTATTCAGATACAcatcttttgtcattttacctGTGGTTTATGGCTTAATTATTATggcttttttatacattttaattagatGCCTTCcgaataaaaaaagtttaaggCTTCTGCTATGAATTTtgaggtaaaaagaaaattacgtaaaaatatttttgttcacCGTGATAAGTAAAGTAATCATCATTCTCAGGAATGCAGATCACTTTATTTTACCTCAAATGTTATACCAATAAAATTTGCTCATATGGAGGGCTTTAAATCATATTATGCAATAATTCAATATATGAACAAGTTTAACGCCATACGCCTCAGACAAATGACGAAAAGCTATGTATAATTCATATATGAACAAGATTTCTCTCttcagtatttactgtataaactTGCCTGTTCAGATGTGTTTTTGAAAACCGGATGTAGTAAATGTATTCTGGCTCGTTCCAATGCCTTTACCATACAGGTTAGTATACGGACGCACTACAATTTCTCCCGCGGCACCGAGCAGAGTCACCTGGAGCTGTGCGGTTTTCGCCAACGGACGAAGACAAATAAAGAATATACTTACGTTTTTTGTCTGTTTCGTCTCCGCTTATTGCTGTAAAAATACATCTAGGTCTTTTAGATTGTTACCTGATAAGCtattatttcaatttaaattagtTACCAGCTAGCTTAATGTTTCCTGGGAGCCATTTGATTATTGTTTGGCTCTGACCGGTCAGATTGAGcgcaattaaaaataaaaatacttttatttaatcaatatttGACTTGCCATACACACATACTTAAGAACTCAATACAAACATAGGAATATATTTATGTTTCGAAAACAGGAGTGGAAGACACTGAGGGGGACGAACACACATGTTGATGtggaacagtttttacgccggaggtccttcctgacacagccctccccagtttctaccggtgGTAcgtggacaactgctttaccaactgagctacagctgcccctctAAGTATACATATAACTCATAACCATGGTGTTTAAAACAATAACCAAACTTTATTAATAGCCACTCAGTTTTTTAGATTCTATAGAGGTACCATTTCATTTGGTTGGGGATTTTGTTGTACATTCGTTAAAGTAAAGTGGTGGCCCTGTTCCTCCCCTTTAGATAACTGCCCATATGCTAAAAATATTCATTCAGCAAGTGTTTGGTAAATGGGCACAAGTGCTACAATCAGGGACTAACTTGGGATATGAAGCCTCATTGCTTAGCAAAACTATACtgatgactttttaaaatgccatTAACATGAACATTTGACAGTTTATCACATGCTGTAggttaaaatatgcaaacacagatatatacacaaacacaggatcCAACAACAAACACgaaaacaataaattatgtGCAGTTGACACAAAAAAATCATCCTGCTAGCCTTCAGGTTGAAGAGCATAAATGTAATATCAGTGAATTAATGATGTGCCTGGGAAATTTGTGGAGTTTGAGACCagctcattaaaatgtttttgtgccacatattaattttaatcaattcacaggattaaaaaaattattatagtCTAAGGATTTAAGGGTTCAAACTAACATTGAGTGCTAACTGCACATTTTTTAGGATTTTCAGACAGTACaacaatttcatattttaccTGTAAGCAGTATTTAAAGCAAACTATTGCTATTCGCTATGCTTTAGTTTTGCCATTCATGTAACTAAAAGTAAGCTGACAGTGAATTGGTTAAATTGACTTAAAAGATGCTTATTGCTAAATGCTTCCATAGGATTGTGTTGGCAGGCACGGAAGTACCTACAGACAGAAATCAGGAAGCGCATTGTCATTGTCAAAGAGGCCATCATCAAGAAGGTTGGGCGTGTTGAGATACATCAGTAAATTATCCGGTTCGTCTGGACCAGGCAGCATAGGATCATAGGGAAGGGATTCCATAGGTGAATTCTGTGGAGGATGATTCTCATTTTGTTctgagagcagagaaaggaacaagaaaaagacacagattATACTGTCATTGCTGTGCTGCTTATTGCTGCCACTGCAGAAATGAACCAGGCAAAATGTGATGTGCTCTGCAGACAAGCACTTTACTGCTACGccaatttaaaatacatattttcttttctgtttcttctcaaGCAGATGCAAAACCTCAATTAAAGTTCTTCCTGTAATATACAGACGTAGTCATTTAATATGTCAGCCTCAGCCAAGTGAATTCATCATGCATAAGGCAGGTACCATTGTGCCATGGCATAGCGTGATTTTAGGAAATCGTCTGTAGGTGGCACTGTTACACAGTTACAGCACCCTGTGCATGCACTCAGAGTCCCTATAATACCTATTATAACGTATTGTACAATACACACAAGGTACTGTAGTATAAGATTTATAGAGTATATTATTCAAGAGGTATGAGAATAGCGATTTATCAGCTAAATACGGTGTGGTTAAGCCTCCATCAAGCAATCTCACGGTAAATTACTATTTAGAAACAGCAAGCTCTTTTCTATGGGAGACTCAATTTAAACTCCAGCCTGAAGTTTAACTCTAAACTTGGTCTCTAGttgtaataaaaagtatttgGTTATAAAGACAGCCAGATTTAAGGAGGTTGGGTGGAATCTCTGTTATagtagtttctgtatttgtgtttgtgtttttctgctccGTTAAAGGACATAAGAGGTATAACAGCTGCGCGCCTGTATTTGTGGAGTCACACTTTGACCAGTGTAAAGTGTCTCTTTTTCAGATACAAAACACAGCAGATTACAGTCTCACACAATGCTCATCTTCTCTTAAAAGCAGAAACGTGCTTCTTGTCCAGAGAGATAGAAATTTTCTTTTAAGATCCCCAAttccgatgtgctgtaaacaaaacactgttttccaACAGCCTAAAGGTTTTTATCATCATATGATTCGCTGAAATCAAAGCAGACTTTCTTTCGTGACACTGCTTTTTACTCAGGTGATCTCCCCTGTGTGTTACATGTATGAAAcacaactctggacaatgtctaaggctgatttctcctgactTAGTCTGGAGTTCAATGAGTATGTAAAGGAGGGTTTAACTGGCAGTAAGTCATTTGCATAACATTCAACAATATATGCACAGAGGTACGCAGAATTTCCAGAGTTAAACACACTGCTTTTCTGATGGAATGGCCCCAGTAGGGCACTGCAAACATAGCACAGAAAAACTATGACTTTTGACAACTACATCTGTAAGCTTAAGTCTTTAAacttttataattataaaattactatttaaacattttataatcCATGCTTGGTCACTTTCTGGCAGAAAGATAGATGAGATGATCAATACTATTCGCTTACCTGTCCATTAAGAATATGGCTACAGCCAGAGAAACCACTGGTATCACTGTTAAATGGTAGCAAAAGCCATGAAGCTATGTGTCAATAGCTTGCTATTTTAATTTTTCGCAATGGTCCAGTTATGAGTAATTTCAGGGAGAACAGTGATGTTGTGAGGTTACAGCTTGTGGCAGAAAAACAGCCCAGCAAAAATCCCAAGAAAGCAGCATATTGCATTTTCAATGATTTGTGtgaatttaacaaacaaaatacaggCCGACTTAGATGTGCTGTTAAATGAATTGTATTACCATTTGGGCCATTCTATGCATTTTCCAAATTGTTACACTTCAGTGTAAACATTCGGTTAATGCAGTTAAGTTTACTGATTTCTCAAAACAACTGTGTCCAGCAATGAGAAATATTTTTCCAGCTTGCTGACTTTTTAATCACTGTAAATACAATGCTATTACTGCTGTAGAGGATATGCGCATGCAGTAGAAGTAGCTGACAGCCCCATGGGTTAATAGGTGTAAACCAGAAATTTTGACCATTTCATAGCTTTCATTCATGTCTTGTATCTAGATAGCATGTACCGTATTGATTTCATACATCACAAAGTGAATACAGAGCTCTGTGATAAAAGGACATCAATTTGTTTGGCAAAGTATTTAGCGGGATGGGACAGCAAGGAGAGCCATGACTCACCAACTCCCTCTCCACACAGGCCATTCACAGGCTCCAGGCCTTCACCCTGTGCCATGTCATAGAGCATGGGTGACCAAGCCTCCAGTGTGTTCCTACATGACCAATGACAAACAGTCATTACAACCAGTTGCTCGTGACATCAAAAAAGGTCATGGGTACAATACCTCTAAAAAGAATACCTGCATTTAGTGTGGTGTTTCTATATAATTCGCAAATTTGCAATATATgtgatggttttattttaatttaaaccaacAAGATTCTATAAATTTCCCTGGCAACATTGCATAATATACTTACTCCTTTGAAACAAACATTAGCTTGGTTTTGATGTACTTGATGTAAGGACTCTCATCTGAAAAAGAATGCATTTAGTTTTACCAACAACTACTGCAAACAAGACACCACTAAACATGAATCAAAAAGCAGCAAGGAGAAAAAAGTATGGTTGAAACACATGGAGCACTTACCACCAGTCTTCTCTGTGTAGTACTTTCCAAAGGCCTTATCTTTGGGAATGTTGGGGTACAGGTAAACTAGTGGATTTTCTgggatgttttcattttctaatatCTGGAAATTTCTGATAATTTCGTGGAAGGGGATCTGGTTAAGGTCAACTTTGGTGAAGGGCTGGACAGTCTTAACGAAAGGTTTACCTAAAACAGACATGATACAATAGAAAAAGTAAGTTGGAATAAATTGAAAGGAAACTTTTTGGTATTTCCATCAACtatttttgaaaattatttggaaaaactTTGAAAATTATCTCACCATTAATGTCAATTTCCACCCAAGAGAAAGTGATTCCTCCAATGACACTCTCGCTGAAGCGCAACAGGAATGTGCccctttgtttcttcttcaggaGGGATTTCTCTTTAGCTTTGCTCACAAAACCCATGATGAGGCTGCAGCACAGATTAAAATTCAGATTCAAATTAGCATTTTCTTATATTCTAGGTGTTTAAGGCAGCTGCTtgatttaatatataaaatccAGATTTAACAATGTTCATTAAGCATACCCATCCTTCCAAAGATTTTCAAGGTAGGTTTTGACCATCACCAAGATGCCATCAAACCACACCCAGAAAGTGTCAGGTGAGTTTTCCTGTAACACATTTGGTGGGAAATTGTATCATACACATCACAAGTGTTTATGAGCAACAGACAAGAGTAACAATCCACaaattgcacagctggggaggggaatgggctgttggggggttcagtgtcttgcccagagatgcCTCAAGATATGGCCAGGACCGGGGATAGAGCCAttgtccgtggatgactgccttaccaactgagctacagccaaccCCACCCCCAAAAAACCCCCCAAAAGGTTGAGATATACCATTTATTTGTGATCCCTACCAGTCACAGtgaattaaatgtaaagttgtCTAATGTCTACTATGTTTGATAGCTTAAATTCCCACGTTAGGTACAgtaggtaaatggtctgcacttacatagtacttttatactttattgGTACACAATCCCCTTAACACTGCACTTAACATGCTAATGATTTGcactaaaaacataataaaagtattattgGCTTGTTGACATTTTCATCTCATCCCAGCacaagagaaaaagcaaaagctCACTAAAGAAATGAGACAAGGGAAAATAGGAATGTCTGTATCACACAACATAACTTAATTGTGAGAATAGTGAATAGGGTTAAGCTTATTATATCATGACATGCTAAATATTTTCCTCAGACAGCTTTCTTACCTTGCTAAATCTTGCCCAAGCTACTTTGCAGCTGTCATAGTTCAGCTTCTTCtctgatgaaataaaatatatatattgtattatgCATACTTTACTTAATGACAAATTCAAACAACatgaatgacaaaaacatgcTTTCAACCTATAACATTTAGTATTAAGGAAGCTGAATTGTGTAACTGGCATTTAAATCTAATGTCATCAACACACACTTCCAGTGTGCACAGGCAAAACCAGACATAGAGCTTTTACCTTTTACCTTAAGTTCATTAAATCTGATCCACAACAATAAAccagttttttgggtttttttgtccatttggcttatcctgtgagttcagggtcgccacagcagatcattgtccacatgttaatttggcacagttttttggGTGTAAAAACCTGTAAGGGGTCCAGTgtcagagacacttcgacatatagccagggtcggggattgaaccactgtgatccgtggatgactgcctttaccaattgagctacagccactcACTTctgaatcaataaataaaatacaggtaCATTGAATCCTTaagttataattattattattatttttagaaaagatTACATCTGAAAACAAATTCAGTAACTGATTTCAAACTAAAATCCCTTAGTCATAGGAATAGAACTTCatacgtttttatttttctggtgTCGGTGGACAAAGCTTTTTAAGACCAGAGCCATAGTTTCCCCATCTTGGAAAACTAGAGATTATATATTATTGTTACCTCTCAATTCAATGTTTTGTAAATCTATAAATGTCAAAATCACTATTTATTATAtagctttacattttctgtttcagacATGTATGTTTTGGTCTAAAAAGCCTGAgtataatatttacaatatttaaaatagtaaaCGTTGTGTTTTGTTGAAGAAACTTGTTGTTAACATTAGCAACTGCACTACTATAGCTCAGCACTggctttttaatattaaatacttTAGGTTTGACTGCAACAAAGTTTGGTCTTTGGGaatacatttgatatttgtgtgtatgcagcACTGTTTAGCTTGGCCAGCTCTACCGTCATATTGATTTATTAtcacatacattttcatatcatAATTTTTTAAGTTTGGACTGGGAAAGCCAAGTTATCTCAAATCAAAAGGTTAAAGTCTAAGAGAAGGGATGGGTCACTGGTGTTAAAGACCAAGTTGAGTTGGCCTCAGGTAGAGTTTAAATTCATGACTTGAGTCCAAGTCAAGTGACTCGAGTCTCCACCTGTGGAAGTTTAACTTGTCTTGCTATGAAACTTGGAACAACTGCACAATTATGATTTACTCATAACCAAGCAAATTATCAGGGCATAATGCCAAGCAACCAGCATAATGCAAAATGCACCTTAAACATCTTGGAAACAATCCCACCCAGCTGTAGACAGAAACAACCACATAGAGACACTCAATGGGGTCCCGGTCCAGTCCTGAAATAACTATAGAGCAGCTAGTTGCATGCATCATGAGAAGTTACATGAGAACTATTTTTTCAGCTGTGTAGTTAAACTGATTAGGGGCGGGAAAGTAAAAGTGAACAAAGGATGCGGATGCTTTACTATACCTGTGAATATTGCTTTGGAAGAAAAAATGCTATGCAACATGGAACAACTGCACAATTAGCCTTTTTCTTGTATCatcaaagaaacaaatacaacaaagcaGATcacagaaaaaattatttaccAAAGAGTCTGTGTGCAATCATCTCCAGCTGATCGTCATTCAAACCACGTTTTGTAGCAAAGAGAAACTGCCAGCTCAACATCTCGGCAAACTGTGGCCAAGCAGCTGCAGGAGAGTTGGCAA
This genomic interval from Channa argus isolate prfri chromosome 5, Channa argus male v1.0, whole genome shotgun sequence contains the following:
- the LOC137127064 gene encoding G-protein coupled receptor 84-like isoform X1: MLMNHTNQTEDDLFSCYSSSVIGYRYFAVVWGCAVTITGTVGNLMTILAFALDLRLRTRFNALIVNLAVADLLYCTILQPISVDSYLHLRWSSGQLWCSIFGLLLFLSNSVSIITLCLVAMSRYLLVAKRAVFDRVFSNHGLILLLMSAWALGLASFGPLWNVYVFVPQVCTCSFHRTRGRPYTTVLLFFYFFFGLGFVGAFYLLIYRHVRNAKQALLSYRISRRSSRKKPASSVQGTDDSGVESGTANTCSSEVSSQADLVKNKDEFNKSSATNMNSTTINKPPCDVVHTPSSIPAPSNVASSSHSATSGDDGEFKRVTRMCFAVFMCFVCCFAPFLLLNIADKQNRAPQVLHMLCANLTWLNSCINPVLYAVMNRQFRQAYQVLLNRAALPFTCFWSWCKDIRS
- the LOC137127064 gene encoding G-protein coupled receptor 84-like isoform X2; amino-acid sequence: MTILAFALDLRLRTRFNALIVNLAVADLLYCTILQPISVDSYLHLRWSSGQLWCSIFGLLLFLSNSVSIITLCLVAMSRYLLVAKRAVFDRVFSNHGLILLLMSAWALGLASFGPLWNVYVFVPQVCTCSFHRTRGRPYTTVLLFFYFFFGLGFVGAFYLLIYRHVRNAKQALLSYRISRRSSRKKPASSVQGTDDSGVESGTANTCSSEVSSQADLVKNKDEFNKSSATNMNSTTINKPPCDVVHTPSSIPAPSNVASSSHSATSGDDGEFKRVTRMCFAVFMCFVCCFAPFLLLNIADKQNRAPQVLHMLCANLTWLNSCINPVLYAVMNRQFRQAYQVLLNRAALPFTCFWSWCKDIRS